The Armatimonadota bacterium DNA window AGCACTCGAATGGCACAATTCGGATTCCAGATCACCAACTCGTTGGTCACCGAAATCATGCCCGCCGCCGAAGTTGTGGCAGCAATGAACAAAGTGCTTGAGACTGAAAACCTCAAGAAGGCCGCAGAAAACGAAGGTGAAGCTCACCGAATTCAGATGGTGAAGAAGGCCGAAGCGGAAGCCGAAAGCAAGAAACTCCAAGGTGAGGGAATTGCAAACCAGAGAATCGAGATCGCCAAAGGTATCAAGATCGCTGCAGAACTGATGCGCGAGGGGATGTCTGGCGCGGACGACCACGCGGTGATGCAACTACTGATCCTCAACCAGCATTACGATATGCTCAACAACATCGGTCAGAGCAACGCCAAGATCATGTTGGTGCCGTTCTCGCCGCAATCCGTCGAGGATCTTCAAAAGAGCATCGCAGGGATGTTTATGGGCGCCGAGGCCGCCGGTGGTGTTCCGGGCCCGAAGCCACCAAAAATATAACGATCTTCCGTCAAAATTCGAGCCGTTCCGTGATTCTTCTGGAACGGCTCGATTTTTTTATGTACGATCATTTTGCTGGGGCATCCTTTAGCCCTGGGTTGTGAGAATTGCAATGAAATTTCGACTAATTACGTTAGCGTTAGGATTGAGTGTTTGTGGGTTGGCCTTTGCCGATCCAAGTTTCACCCGAAGTCACGGCGACACACTTTCTGCTCTCAAGAGCGATGCCGGGCTCGCTTGGACAGAAACCAAGTACGGCGTGAACTTCTACAAGGCGGCGACCGACCCAACCTTGTTCATAAATGCCATCAACTTTATCCCGGGCGTGTCGTGGGACCCGAATATCAATCTGAATACATCGACTTTCTTTTACGGTGATTTGGGTAGCGGATATTCCGGGCACACCTACGAATTGGGAACCGCAATCAATGGCGAAGCGAACTGGAATTTTGATGGAATCCTGCGGCGAAGCGGCGTTGTCAACAGCTCGGTGAATGCCGGACTGTACGATTTTCGGGTGGAGATTATTGGCGGGAACAGCGATACCGCAGAGGACGTTCTCGCATCCTTTGATAACTTCATCGAAGTTATTCCTTCGCTGACGGCCGAAGCGACGGCCACGATGAGTCCGGCTGCAATTGGTCCAAATCAAATCAGCCAGGCTTCTGTTGAATTCCACAATTCGAGCAATCGCGACATCAAAACAACGACTTGGTATGTCGCAGGATTTGGGCTCGGTGACCCAGGAAATTCAGACCAGTTGGTCCTAGACAACTTCATCGGTAACTGGTTCAACCAGACCATCACTCCGAGTTCCAGCCGTCAAGACCTTCACTCCAGTTGGAAGGCAACTCCGTCCAACGCTCCTGGTATCTACCAGGGCAATCTCGGCATCATCGGCGGAGCCTACGAAGGAGACTGGCATGGATGGAAGGCTTCCGGTTCTAGTCTCGAAGTGGTTCCAGAGCCTGCAACGATGCTAGCAGTTGGCTTGGGTATTGCTGGATTGTTGCGAAGGCGGCGAGCTTAGCGGGTATCATATTCGGGTTGCGAGGTTGGGGACGAAAGCACGTGCTGCTTAGCCTGGAATTCGCGACTGAGAAAATTTATGAAAGCACCTCGTGTAAGAATTCGCCTCCGAGCGTATGATCATCGCGTGCTGGATCAGTCTGCTGAAAAGATTGCCGAAACCGCTCGACGGACTGGCGCTCGAATCAGTGGACCGATTCCACTGCCGACCAATTTGCGACGATTCTGCGTTATTCGCGGTCCACACATCGATAAGGAATCGATGGAGCACTTCGAAATCCGCACTCACAATCGTTTGATCGATATTCACGATCCAACGAACAAGACGATCGACGCATTGATGCGCCTTGATCTTGCTAGCGGCGTTGACATTCAGATCAAGACCTGATCTAAGTGGCATCAAAACAAAAAGAACTCCCGGATGATTCATTCCAGGAGTTCTTTTTGCATTTATGGAACATGGGTAATATACGGGACACCTTATGCTTAAGAGCGACGACGTTTATTACACTGGCGAGCAATCGGTAGGTCGACAAATGCGCCAAAAGCGCATGAAGCTCTTTCTGGATCTTCTTGAAAATGTGCCTAAGCCATGCCGAATTTTGGATGTTGGCGGCGAACCGAACTATTGGAAGGTCCTTGGTTTCCAAGTTGAGGGTGTCGAGATTGTTTGCATGAATCTCAATCCTCGAAACAGCGATTGGCCCAATGTAACTAGCGTGGCTGGTAACGCGATCTCAATGCCTGAGTATGCAGATCAATCCTTTGATATCGTGTACAGCAATTCGGTGATTGAGCACCTATTTACGACCGAAAATCAATTCAAGATGGCTTCGGAAGTCCGCCGAGTTGGCAAGAGATATTTCGTGCAGACTCCGAATAAATACTTCCCGATAGAGCCTCATTTTCTTTTCCCGCTATGGCAATTCCTGCCTCGAGAGATGAGAATACGAATGATTCAAAAGCGTCGAGTGGGATTCGCAGGTCCAGCGTCGAGTAGAACAGAGGCTGAACAAATTGTTGACGAAATTTTGCTGATCTCCAAATCGGATTTTCAGAAAATGTTCCCAGACGGCACCCTGATCGTCGAGAAGTTCAAAGGCCTCTCGAAGTCATTTATGGTGTATCACGGGTTCTAGTTTCTGCCGGGAGCGGTCGGGAAATCCCAATTCAATCGCACGCCATCCGGTCGATAACCTGCCGGACTGAGCAGAATCGCATCGACGCTGAGCTTGCTCAATAAAGGCGGTTTCACCTCAATGGAGAGCTCTTGTGAACCTAACCCTAGGTTCACTTGGCCGAAGTTCACCCATCCAAAGTCTGCCCCATAGACGCTCTGTTTGCCACTTTGCGCGCCAAAGCTCTCGTTCAACAGGCGGACGTTGAGCGAACTGATCGCCCTACGATCACCATTCATCGCCACCCAGATTTGGTGAACCCCTTCGAATCTCGGGCTCACGTTATAGGTTGCTTTGAAGACTCCTTCCAACGGCGTCAAGACGGTCTCGAGGCTGAGCGCCGATCCGTTTGAAGCACCTGGCGATGAAATGATGTCGCTGAAGTTATGATTGCGGCTCGCCTCGGCTTCGATCCAAATGAATGGACTCAGAGAGCGGCGCAGCCGCTCCAATCGCACTCGCATGGCCTGGAACCCGCCACCAGGGTTCGTCTTCAACATCGTCGTTGCCTGGCGGAACGCCTCAATATCATCGGTGAGACTCTGCATGTTGGCTGGAAGGGCCGCGACGAGTCCGTTCAGTTCATTCATCGCCTCAGCGATGGCGATCTCGGGAACGGGAACCTCGGTCGTCAAAACCGAAAGCGGTTCGTCAAACGGGTCTAGTTCGATAATTCCTTTTTGAATCTTAAACGCAATTGGCCGGTTGTCAAGAGTCCGCACTTTGACGGACTTCGGATCAGAAAGCATCAGCTTGATCTTCTTCTTCGATTCCAGCGGCTTCGATGGCCAAAGAACGACCTGATCCCCCTCGTTTCCACGCATTCGATATCCGGCAAATGACTTCCCGAGGTCGATTCGATTTCCTTCGATGGGAGCGGGCAGCCACCAAGTCCCTCCGCCCAAACGCATGGGCTGGGCTGGATTTCGGGCAGATTCTGGGAAAGGCAGAACGCTGGTTCGGCTGGTCACCACGCTTCGCGCCTCGGCTCCAAGGTTATTCATGGAGGCGATCCAAGCCAAATCTTCTGCGGACTTTGGCGAGACGAACCATCCTGACAGTCCCATGGTTGCGCTCTCTTCTACGATCGTCTGAATCAATCGTGGTCGATCATCTGATGCCGCCAGCTTAATGTCTTCCGCGTAAATCAATGGCGCGCTGGCCCATCGACTACCGGTACTGGCCGCGCGCGCAACGTTATCCAGAACTTCCAAAAAGCCATCGCCTTCCAGCATCACGCTGCAACCCGATAACCCTGCCGCATTGCCCTCGTAAGGTCCGTTCCAACCCGCCCATCGTTGGATGACCGGGACATGCGCAATCTCTTGCAGATTTCGGCTGAGGTTGATGAATCGCCGGCGCAGGGTGGTCTGAAGCTCCTCTTGAATATCCGCCCAAACGCTACTCGAGCGGCTGTTGCATGAGTAGATTTGATCGGTATCTGGATCCCACAAATAATTGACCCCGCGCTTCGCCGACCAAAGTGGTACAAGCCGCGCGATCTGGCTGACCGCAGTGAAATCGGAAGCAGAGATGTTCCAAGCTTGTTCAAGTCGGCGCTGAGTGCCGTACTTCTGCTTCAATGAAGCCTCAAACTCCATCCTAAAACGTCGCGAAGTCGGGACAAACCTTGTATTAGCGTCCGGGAAGCTGAGCACCGTGCCCGCGGGATTGAAGATGCCTCGTAGACCTGGCTCATCGCCATACTGCTTGACCGCTGCCAAAAGTCGGTCGCGGTGAGCATCAAACTTTTCCCAGGCGTCTACAAAAGTCGGGTGGGTGCCAATCGGGTAGACGAGGATGACAAACTCACCGGAGTGTGGCGGCACGATGCGCTCTCGAAGGTTGCCAGCAGGATCAATCTTGGCCTTGAAGTGCTTTGCGATCTGACCATTCGTCTCGCTGATCACCACCAGCGCGCTCTTGTAACCAGGCAGCTTGGCTTCTAGGTCCATCGGCCCCGTTATCCCAGTGAGGCGATAAGCTTCAGGAGAGACATCTACTCCTTCGCTGGTCGGTGCTTTGCTTTGGATCGTGAAGAAGAATCTGGCGTCCGAATTCTGGAGTGCGGCCAACGTATCGGGCCAGGCTCTGCCATCAGCAGGCATCTCGATTAGCAGGTCTTTAACACCGGCTGAAAGAGTTGTCCGAACTTGCTCACCCGTGCCTTCGATTCTTG harbors:
- a CDS encoding PEP-CTERM sorting domain-containing protein, with product MKFRLITLALGLSVCGLAFADPSFTRSHGDTLSALKSDAGLAWTETKYGVNFYKAATDPTLFINAINFIPGVSWDPNINLNTSTFFYGDLGSGYSGHTYELGTAINGEANWNFDGILRRSGVVNSSVNAGLYDFRVEIIGGNSDTAEDVLASFDNFIEVIPSLTAEATATMSPAAIGPNQISQASVEFHNSSNRDIKTTTWYVAGFGLGDPGNSDQLVLDNFIGNWFNQTITPSSSRQDLHSSWKATPSNAPGIYQGNLGIIGGAYEGDWHGWKASGSSLEVVPEPATMLAVGLGIAGLLRRRRA
- a CDS encoding SPFH domain-containing protein, with protein sequence MENIVTIVLSVLGVIILFSGLFIVQQQEVAVIERLGKFVRTAGPGLNFKIPLIESVRGRVSLQVRELDIPGKFKTRDNNFISVFVRVQFIVIPTSVYEAFYLLANPAEQISAFVSNTVRAKVADMNLADVFAHQDSIGEAVNMQLSTRMAQFGFQITNSLVTEIMPAAEVVAAMNKVLETENLKKAAENEGEAHRIQMVKKAEAEAESKKLQGEGIANQRIEIAKGIKIAAELMREGMSGADDHAVMQLLILNQHYDMLNNIGQSNAKIMLVPFSPQSVEDLQKSIAGMFMGAEAAGGVPGPKPPKI
- the rpsJ gene encoding 30S ribosomal protein S10, which codes for MKAPRVRIRLRAYDHRVLDQSAEKIAETARRTGARISGPIPLPTNLRRFCVIRGPHIDKESMEHFEIRTHNRLIDIHDPTNKTIDALMRLDLASGVDIQIKT
- a CDS encoding class I SAM-dependent methyltransferase, whose protein sequence is MLKSDDVYYTGEQSVGRQMRQKRMKLFLDLLENVPKPCRILDVGGEPNYWKVLGFQVEGVEIVCMNLNPRNSDWPNVTSVAGNAISMPEYADQSFDIVYSNSVIEHLFTTENQFKMASEVRRVGKRYFVQTPNKYFPIEPHFLFPLWQFLPREMRIRMIQKRRVGFAGPASSRTEAEQIVDEILLISKSDFQKMFPDGTLIVEKFKGLSKSFMVYHGF